Proteins encoded together in one Gemmatimonadetes bacterium T265 window:
- a CDS encoding xylose isomerase: MLRYAYNTNGTAHHRLDDALAFVADSGYDGVALTLDVHHLDPFAPDLPGRARALARRLRELGLGLVVETGARYLLDPRAKHEPTLVTPSPEGRARRVDFLRRCLDVCAECGGETVSFWAGVPRPGVDPAAAWEWLAVGVAQVVALAAERGVVASLEPEPGMLVETVDDWRRLRTTLGTAAPPLRLALDTGHCLVTGDRDPAAAVRECAADLGTVAVEDMRRGVHEHLPFGEGDVDTASVLRALADVGFDRLVTVELSRDSHRAHEVVPKALADLKTAERAA, encoded by the coding sequence CCAACGGCACCGCCCACCACCGCCTCGACGACGCGCTCGCCTTCGTCGCCGACAGCGGCTACGACGGCGTCGCGCTCACGCTCGACGTGCACCACCTCGACCCGTTCGCCCCCGACCTCCCGGGCCGCGCGCGCGCCCTCGCGCGCCGCCTCCGCGAGCTCGGCCTCGGCCTCGTCGTCGAGACCGGCGCGCGCTACCTGCTCGACCCGCGCGCGAAGCACGAGCCGACCCTCGTCACCCCGTCGCCCGAGGGGCGCGCGCGGCGCGTCGACTTCCTCCGCCGCTGCCTCGACGTCTGCGCCGAGTGCGGCGGCGAGACCGTCAGCTTCTGGGCCGGCGTCCCGCGCCCGGGCGTCGACCCGGCCGCGGCGTGGGAGTGGCTCGCGGTCGGCGTCGCGCAGGTCGTCGCGCTCGCCGCCGAGCGCGGCGTCGTCGCGTCGCTGGAGCCCGAGCCCGGCATGCTCGTCGAAACGGTCGACGACTGGCGCCGGCTGCGCACCACGTTAGGCACCGCCGCCCCGCCGCTCCGCCTCGCCCTCGACACCGGCCACTGCCTCGTCACCGGCGACCGCGACCCCGCGGCCGCCGTGCGCGAGTGCGCCGCCGACCTCGGCACCGTCGCCGTCGAGGACATGCGCCGCGGCGTGCACGAGCACCTCCCCTTCGGCGAGGGCGACGTGGACACCGCGTCCGTCCTCCGCGCCCTCGCCGACGTCGGCTTCGACCGCCTCGTGACGGTGGAGCTGTCGCGCGACTCCCACCGCGCGCACGAAGTGGTGCCCAAGGCGCTTGCCGACCTGAAAACCGCCGAACGAGCCGCGTGA